ctctccctttattttttcttatttaattaacgaaatagaaacacgataaatttttcatgaataCCCATGCGAATTAAAATTCTCagtagataatatttttagtaaTTACATTCTAATTCTCCAAAGTGATCAACCTTCTCCGTTACCTATACTCATCAGGTGCAGAAAGCCTAATTGTTGCTTCGTTACTCGACGTTCCTAAACACGCACATGGAATTCTAATGTCATCCATACAATTATACTCGGAACATTCAAGTTCCTCCGATTTAATTGGGTACAAGAATCATTGTCCTTCCAAGTTCCTCTGATTCAATTGGGCACAAGAATCATTGTCCTACTCCTCTATAAAGagtcattgatatatatatatatatatatatgtttgtaataATCAAGGAACAAgcaaattattagatataataaaatgaagtacacacaaatgtattatatatatatatatatactttaacaATCGAAAGTATAGAATATCATTGAACTAGATAAGGATTATAGTGCGTGTAAAGgcaaattaattaagaaaatcgatattagataggggagaaagagaggaagaactTAGCCGTGAAAATCGATTTGAGAAaaagtgtgagagaaagagagagagagagagagtaaaaaaaaagagtttgcTAAAAGTACGAGCAACCATTTCCCCCTATCCATTCGATTTCCGAATAGAGAGTGATTCTTTCTCGATTTTCACTTTCTTACAAATCGATGAGTTCCTAGATTTGATTCATCCACGTTTCACGAATTACTTTCATCGACGATTGATCTTATGATTAGTTggagaaagtattaatttttcttttctttctttttttttctttttttttttttctttttctcttttatcctctTTCATCTCGTTCGCACTCAAATTATGCAGTTCGTCGTGTGTAAACTTGAAACGTgctgaaagaaaatcaattaaatcatcacactctctctctctctctctctctctctctctctctctctttcactcgttctatcttatttttcttctttttccaacTACGTAACAGCAATTAATTGAAGCGTTTCGCCTGTATATGGCACGGCTGATTTTAATTACGAGTTCGTTcgaacgataacaacgttttacgtgtgcgtgcgtatgtgtgtttgtgtgtgtgcgtgcgtgcacgtatgaaaaaggagagagggaagaaagaaaaagtgtgtGTTTGCTTTTGGCACGGATCGATGATGTTCTTTTCTCGTGTACGCGTGAAATCAAACGATATCTCTGTTActtcttttcaaaaaataacaCTCGCTTCtctgaaaggaaaaaaaaaaaaaaaagaaacaaaagagaaagaagaaatgagaaaataaataaaagataaatatctctgttgtttatatagatatattcctttttttttttttttcaggtatAATCTGCGTATGTTGGATCACCGGTACATTGGTAGGCTTCTTACCACTTTTTGGATGGAACGCTGGAAAAAAATCCGACGAAAAGTGTATATTCACTCAGGTGATGGACTACGATTATCTGGTCTTCCTCTATTTCGCTACCATCATATTCCCAGCGTTATTAATTGTCGCATTTTATGCCCTTATATACAGGGTAGTTGTAAAGCAGGTCAGTCatattcgaaattatataAGGAATCATCGGAGTCCACCAACAATACCCCAATTCGTCCCCGCTCGTAATCTCTTCGAAAAGTTTTAGCCCTTCGAGCATCGCTTTCGAGTTAGAAAGATTAGATATCTCTCTTATCTTTAATAGATTCGAACGTTAATAATCGGCTTATGTAAATTTagactttgtttcttttctttttctttcttcctttttttctttttataacatcGGCGCTTAACCCTcaaatgcaaaaagaaaaaaaaaaaaaaaaaagaaaaaaaaaagaaaataacaaaatgaacaaaaacTAAACTctcttctctgtttctttctttctagcaTTTACAATacttacatgcatacatacatacatgcgtgcatgcatgcatgcttGGCATCATTCAAggcaatctctctctctctctttctctctctctctctctctctctgattcgATAGATCTTTTAACATCCAACGTATATTTTAAGTTCTAAATTAAATTCCGTTGTTTAAATTCAGGAAAAAAGTCCCTTTTTGGATTCGAGGGTTAAGACGGAACGACGAACTTCGAAAGATGCTAAGTACCGATCCCGTTTGCTCGATGGGAAAACACGATCGACGGGATGCTTTCAGTTGCAGCAGATAGTCACGATGAATCCAGGACGTCGTACTGGTAGCATTTCTGGTCTTGCTGGTGGTACTACCTCGGCTACTGGTGTTACTGGTTCTGGTCTTgctggtggtggcggtggtggtaaCCATCACACAACCGGGACGATGCAACGTTTCAAGCGCGATGTCAAGGCCACACAAAATCTATCCCACATAGTAATATTCTTCATCATCTGTTGGTTCCCTCTTTACACGATAAACTGCGTGATGGCTTTCTGTCCGCGTTGCCAAGTCAACGAGTTCTTCATGAATCTCTGTATCATTTTGTCTCATTTAAATTCAGTCGGAAATCCTCTTCTTTATGCCTATCATCTTAAAGACTTCCGTGAGGCACTGAAGAATTATTggcgtttattattttcgaatggCGAAGTTAAGtctaacgttattaacgtcattcaCGAAAGAGGATCCCTAGCTGGTTCGCAAAGACAATTTCATAGACAATCCTTCGTTGGTACTTTGCCGATTAGAAGCCAAAGGTCCAGTCTTTTGAGACAGGTAATCCATTCTAATTTTAATCTAGTTTTAATCTAGGTATATATACTAATCGTAcctttttgataaaattgaacGATGGTTGTTAAAGGTGACGGATTTTCAAGCTAAAGAAATGTCTTCGTTGAGTCGTGCATCTTCCATTCGTGACAAAGAGGAACGTAAGGAGCCAATGGTTTCATCGAGTTCTTCACCGAGCGAAGAAATACGACGTAGCAGCTGCGAATATCCTTTAAACGAAGATAGTCCTTCCTCAACGTGCGAAAGAAGTTCCTTGGAACGTTTCGAATCTGCTGATACTCCATCAAAGGAGGATTCGCAAATggaattacaaatttataaagcTCTCGCAGCCATTCCAACATCGTCGGAAGTAGATCGTTCCGATCGTTTCGAGGAACTCCCACCCACCTCGATTTTCATAATAGAGGCGGATGTGAATCGAACTGTGTCGAATCGAGATGAATGTGAGGTGAATTCGAACGAGAGGCAGGACGAGGGAGGATAATCCCTTTCGAGAGAATAATTTATGGTTTCAACGATGTATATACGATAATGCATTGCATGCATACGAATGCAATTCGTTGATTGACTCTGATCTGATTGGTCGATGATCTATGTCAAGTTCGAATGCGCGATATTTGAATGTTCGATGTTGGTACTACGTGTGCCCTAAGAATTCttcattgtatataatatatattcaatataatgttttatcttGAGATATGATTAAAATCGTTAAGACTGTTTGTACAAAATTAACATCGACTGACCATACTGAGATTACGTTTTACGCTTCTTTCAAGTTATACATTTCGAACGCAATGAAGATCGGCATCTAGATCGTATCATTCATCACAAAAATATATGGATGACAtgactatgtatatatcaaaggagaaaacaaatgatttttctatgaatatcgataaattactTATGATAAGTTATTAAAACATATCCATGACGAAACTAAAGATCTCATTGAATGTCCCGAATTGTTTTCTCGTAAAATCAAtctaataatgtaataattcatATCTTTTACGAGCTAAATCATATACACAATAGTTGTATAAATACTTGAATGATGTTGTGTCTAATCGAGGTATGTGTATTTTAACACAcaaaatatcgaattaaatttataatatatattcgtcaTTTAGAAGGAATATTACacgaatatttcatattattacatCGCTCTGTTGTATTAACAAATGTTATaatcgaaatgaattttaaataatcgaagCGTTCGGTATACTTATTAactagtaaataaaaattatttgaatttgacCGCTTCAATAACGAGCTATCTGCTGGAGAACGTATGAACTAATGtgtttgagaaaaaaagatggcgACCCCCATAAAAGCCCGCGCTTTTTTAGTCGGATTCATCTGTTGCATGTGTGCGCATCGTCCACGCGATGTTTTTGTCGTAACAAAACTCGAGttaattcgaattttcttctcggatgaatttcaataatgttttaacgaaagaaaaacaagaatgaATCCAAGCGAAGTGGTGTTTTTGGCAGAAAGAAAGCTTGTTACGATAGTGCCAAATTTTAGTTTCGGTGCGATACATTTGATCTCCGGTACTATAGGACCATTTCGTGCTGGTTTACCTGCAAAAGTACCGATTTGGCTTGCTGTAAAtttaaaacaacaacaaagatGTCGCATTGTTAATCCAGAATGGATGGAAGCTGAAAGTTTAGAGGAAGTtgcagagacagagaaattgTCCAAGtaaacttttcaattttttttttctttctctcgttctttccttttacaatGGAACGTTgccttatttataaatacgtttatcgtaattattgttagaTTGTTCACTAAAATGCCAAGCAGTCATTATATGGATGAGGCTCAACTATTGCTTAGCGTAGCCAGTGACGATATACATGAGTCAGAAAAAATAAGGACAGCGATaaaagtatgtatgtacagaTATCCCTTAAGAAAAGGACTAATTAAGACTATATCATTAtgactaaaatatatatttttaggatATATGGGATTTAAGAATGTCTAAACTACGTACGTCCGTAGATTCATTTATAAAGAGCGATAGTTTGCATGCAAGACTTGATCATCTTACCATGATGGAAATCAATAGTATACGTCCATTATTACCACATACCTTAGATCAAATATTAAGAATTCAATCTGTacgtgataatatttatatcagaaATGATCGTGGTATTGTTGTTTCAattctttctaaaaataatattttatcttttcattttacagAGTAGTAGTAGCGGTACAGGAAGTACTACTGCGTCTcagtgaaaatattatatttctttcatttataaagcCAAGGATaaggattattaataatagaatatatatacatatcttttttcctttttttttttttttttcttcatacgaGTGTTGTAGAATAGTTTTATTACTTAATTTACTTTATCTCAGTACATCATACAGTCACTAGCATCTCAATCACATGTTCTCATTAtcactatcattattaaatgcGTATTTACAGTGGTACACCTCTTCCATTCATGTTCTATGGTTTCTCACATTATTTACATCTTCTAAACTTATAGTATACAGTCCCTTAATCATCTTTGATTTGATGTCTTAAagataaatacttatatatatatgcgtgtgggtgtatatatatatatataaatatatatttatatatatatatatatataattggttCTAAGGCCACTTGTAATATAACATCGAAATGTAAactttaaaatgagaaaacTGATATTCATGAATTACAGTGACTTTCTATTAATATACGCGTACGAAACATGTAAAAGTCcattaaattagaaataactTCGAATGCGtcgtaacatatatatatatatacacatatatatatatatatatatatatataaaagaaaaaagaacgaagtagCAGAAGTgtaattcttttctaatatcgTATCGTATATAAGATTGTAATGTACTAATATTTGGTGGCAAAATCGCGACGTGTTATTAAAATTCGTTGTGTCTGGAGCTGCTTATATAAATcgtacaaaataatttcttttcgataatatatagatataaatatacggGTATAAAAAGAGTGTATGCTTTATCAAAAGAATATCGGCAGCGTAAGTAGCACTTCGTAATATCAACAAGTTATTAATACTATAAATATAGCTTGCATATATGAAAGAAGATTTGATCAAAATTATATCTCAGTTTCATATGTGtagatttatatgtatatatttaaaaaaaaaaaaaaaataaagaaaaaagtaaaaattgcAACTATATTCTATAGCATAATAATAACTGggacaattaataaattctttagcAGTCTCTGCTATAAGTAccatattttctatctctgaAGTACCATTATCACAAAATAATAGGGATCAAATATCaacgaataatatttgtcAAAAATTTCTCTTCACGAATATCGCtcgatttcatttaaatcatttaacaatttgtcaacgaatgaatataacaatatttaaaaaatgttctctTGTAAAGCACACATATGCGATATTCGAGCACActattatgtattaaaaagaaaacgatctcGATTGTAATATCAAAGACATTTTCTTCGGTAATCCTCGATGATATTATACTTAATTAAACAGCGACAATTTTACTAGGGTCTACTTTAACTCGGATAAACATTGTGTCGTCCTTTACGAAATGTCGTTTTTTAACCATTTCGTGTGAGACAAATCGTGGAAATCCGAAACCAAGTGAATCTGGTTCACGACTGGgcctttgaaaatttttccaagTAGGATCTGGTATAAAACTTTCAACGATATTGCAAGCTTTTTCTGCTACGACCGTTTGATCGAACATGGTGAAAGACACGCTATGAGAAAATGGCCATCGCAATAGAGCATCGTATTCCCCAGGtagaatttttatgtatatagaaatgtGGCTGCCTTCGCCGGTTCCGTTTCCATTTAAGAAAACCGAAGcctgtaataataatcgaagatGGATTATGAACTTAAAGGAATcactatgtatataatacgtatatatatatatgataatgaataataaccTGCAGCTTATATCCGTATTGACTAGTGTAAAAGGGTGGACTGACGAGTTCCATTCCTTCCTTGGCCCTTGCCTCGGACATCTTAGCTGTATAATCCGTGATTTTCCATATAAGAGTGCCAGTAAAATTCAACGAAAGTTTACTGATCGCAGACTTTAGACTCGTTATCTGATGCTGCTGCTTCGTCACCACGCTGCACATTAGACTGAGATGCATTTTCGCTGATTCCTCTAGATGTTTATCCAAAGAAAATCTGTTACCctggagaaagaagagaatcaTCAGTGTGTTAGGTTATTTGTCAGGTATCAAACTGTTAAAGCCAGTAATTAATCAGGAGCACTgttaagacaaaaaaagaaaaatgtaagtaCCTTAAAGCGACAGCCGGCATCCTTAAACGTGCACGAGAGCAAATGAGTCGTGCAATGATCTTTAAGGTGAACTTCGAGATCTTCTCTCGGCAAAACTGCGGTCTCACAACGATGAGGACAGGCTACTGGGAAACGGCCGCACTTTGCGTGGTGAGCACCAAGCGTATCATAGACAAACTCCTTGTTGCAGTAACGACAAGCAACCAATCTCTTGGCGCATTCACCCAACTTGTGCTGGCCTAAGTGTCTTCTTTGAACTTTCATTCCACATTTGTTCTCACAGTACAACGGCTCGTATCCGCATGTACCTGTGTGTTTCTATAAAGGAGATAACGAGAAAGTATTTAATGTAGACGTTCAATGCTTAACAGTCGTGTCACGATTAACAATCATTTTTGTAATTGCTTTTTAGTAATTTACCTCGAGGGTGTGGCCGGTAAATTCTTTGGCACAAAAATCGCAGCGTGCCCTCCGTTGGGCGCAAGTATATTTCAAGTGGTCCTCCATCAATACACGCGGTATCATTGCACCACATTTATTACTGCATGGAACTGCATCGTGTTTGCAGGTATTCAAGTGAGCCTACATTCGATtcgatattattcatttatttatttgtttctttctttcttgtttttctattcttttcttttgttctttttttttttctcatgcatattataatttattaagttattccgttcgaaagaagaaaaaattactacgatacctttaattttcttaattcatCCGACCATTTGCAACCATCTTTGTGATGTATACAGTAAACAATGGATCCCATTATTGCCTTTTCAGCTTCCAAGTCGTGGAAATTCTGTAAGAAGCAAACGAGAAAAGATTCTCTATCAGTACATTCTTAccttctatatatttcttttacgagaaaaaggaaaagatatgaTGTCTATTGTAGTCTCTTCTTTGCTTCGAAATGAGAAGCTCGGTTaattgattctttttatatatatatatatgttttttttttttttaagacaaaAAGGTAGGAACACACCGTGTTGCGCGATTctaagagagaaacgaatcaGCCTAGTTTTTGAGGATTACCgggattataaattaattaggaTTCAGATCTTTACGACTAAACAACGATACCTCCTCGGTTTAATGTCGACGTTCGAAGATTTTTAGAACGTAGATAGAAATTGATCAGACGactgatatgtatatatatatacgattgcCTAGTTTTAATGGTAGGGtcggaagggggggggggggtaagaaaaaacataaaaaaaagaaataaaatcacggcataagaaattttatttcttttctcaagcTTTTAACTTGATCccataaacaaattttctcgCCTGTTTTATCGGGAATAGGATggagggttttttttttttttttttgttaaatttttcgCAAATGATGTAATTGGGATAACATGATGATCGTCGTCGAGCCTGTCCAACGGAGTACATAGCGTCGCTCTCTTGAGATCCGTTAGATTTGCGTAATCTATTTTGCGGTCCCGCTGCTCACTTTACCTTATCCGTCGCGCTTAATTGCATAAAACTTCAGAAAAAGCatcgaaaaaaagatgtatgtatgtatgtatgtatgtatgtgtatgtatgtatatatattaatagaatgaaattaattgaaaaatgaaaatagaaggacgtagagagaaagaataatcttcgaaagaaatgatattatgCAGGAATGTTAACCTGTACATGACTCCTATGTACATAAGAGGAATGCAAAAGATGACAGATGAGattgaataaattatctttccCGAGGTcgtacgaaaaataaataaatgttataagagggaagaagagataaCGTTTGTGCGGGGTTATGTCACTACAGATGGATTTCCTTTAAAGTTTTCGTATAACAGTAAACTTAACTAACGGAACTTTCACTTTAATTGTTAAAGAAACTTTCGACGTGTTaacaatataagaaatatgaaaagaaataattcatttgctaatcgatgaaaaggaaaaaaaagattgaattaTCTAAAGGGAAAAACAATCCAATATCTCTGAATAAACGAATAGCGTTGGATACCTTGCTGttgattataaagaaaaagcaacAACTGATTCTCAAATATAAATGTGCATATTTCTTGGAAGCTGAAggtccaatatatatatatatatatagtatatatgtatgtcggAAATAGTGATACATAATAGCTCGTTCGATGCAGGAGACTATAGGCCCCCGTGCTAAGACCAAgcgggtggtggtggtggctgTTAAGCTCAGAATATATTcaggtttttcttcttcttgttttttctttttttttttcaactcaGCTTAATAATCGCACTCGTATCTATAacaatttctaatttataatcGCGAATTGTTTAAATGACCCAACCAAAATGAGATTCGATGGTTTAGTTTATAGGccgagaaacgaaacgaaggtatatatacatatacattcgtTCGATCCTGTTGTCATCGATGCCGCGATCGGAGAGAACGCGTGGGAGGAGTTGTTTCGTTCCTTCGAAAACAACACGAGCGTTCGAGCTTGTTTAAAGGTGCCGTCACATTggcaaagaaaatttatctacACCGATCcttgatatacatatgtatacgatacgataggtacgtaaataatctatattattcGTAGAATCACGACGtgacgttaaaaataattcgtcgTCAGGTTTCATCGACATGATCGAAGATGATTTATAATCGACTAATGGTAATAGCGGCATCGATAGGACGGCCACGTCGAATTTGCATTTCTCGTGCGGGCACACCCGGTATATTCTCGCGATGTCTGGAGGTGCTTGCAAGTTGAAACCTGCACGACCAGCAAGGTCGAGGAACCTAACGCAACCAGCCGCTGCCGGCGAGATATAAACACTGACCAGGAATGGAAAGACAGACCTGCCTTGGAGAGTTTCAGGACtgtgacaaaaaaaatatatatatatatattatagaaaataggtaaataaaattaatataacgttTGTTTTACAATACATccttattttttccatttgacTATACGAtgactttttttctcctatttttttctttctttttttcttttttctcttaatagaaaagtatattttttttatctagggtccaatgatatttaatttcatcagACGAAACGCTTTTAAAAGTTGATTTTGAAAGACGCACCATGTATTCCCTTTCGAATACTCTCCCTTTAGAGCGTGTTCGCTTCACGCTCTTTTAAACTCAGCGGTATATGATCTTTGATCTTTGACAGCCTTCGTAGAAGAAGACGCCCTGTTTATGATCTTAAAATGTTATACGTATTCTCCGTAAGCGAGGCTAACTCAGTAGAACAAATAATTCCTTTATTCCTGATCCCAAAAATGATCTCTCTCGttaattttcatcattttcttattttcaatgtCTGCTCTTCGAATCCCATTCGTTTCCTTTATACATCCATTTATGTCGTTCATCTCGTTATCTTTCTTATCAgtgattaatgataattatcaaCGGATATTCACGTACTTGTTCAAAAATAAGGAACTGTCtgagacgaaaagaaaataagaaacgtaACGATCTCGCACGTCGGCTTACATAAGTCATGTAACACCTTGAATATGACACGATGATGTATGTTTCTCAGTTTGGTGGATCCtgttagtaatagtagtagtagtagtagtagtagtagtagttgtagttGTTGTAGCAGCAGAAGTAGCAGCGCAGCATCAGCTGCTGTTGCGAAAAACGACCGCCGAAAACCGTGTTAACTACCGAATGACGTTACATAAGATAAGAAAGTTTGCAGAACTTGTTTGAGGATGTATCCCATAAAAAAAGTGATTGcaatcgatgataataacaataataatcagtcAACGTTaacgtcattattatcattgttattacaatGAGATGAAATACGACTTGTTAGTTAGTACAAAGTTCAAGTTCTATATCATTCGAACACGTGACGCGAATGTATCCTGATAAGAAGTGTAAAAAAGTTGgatcaacatatatatatacatatatatatatatatatatgtatatgtaggaTTCTTGAATAAAGGTCCTCCAATGTCCTGATCTTGCTCTTATCGagaacaaattaatattaccgACGTTAGGCGCGTTCCAACGACGTCTCGGTTAGCCCTCGGGCGTTAAGTTACAAGTCCGTGTGACGTCACATCGAAATAACGGACACGATCCTTGCGTTccacttctttctttataccgCGAGTAACATCGATGATATGCGCAAATATCGTGCTTAGAAGATCTCTACGCTTATCGGAGATAAGCTGTGATCGAGATCAATATTTGCGAgcaacatttttcttatatgatAATGTAATGACATAACGTGGATCAAATTGAtgtaatcgattattaattacacATGATTCCGTCTTATCaggttttataataaaatatttaaatgtatatatatatatatatatgtgtgtgtgtgtattatgaATCTGAcctaattaaaagaaatagaaaatcttgatccttaagatttttatattgagctacattataataaaaaagaaaacgtaaattatatatatatatataaataacttagaccactttcataatcattagtatgtacgtattataataatcaaagagaaagagagtttctCGAGCGCGACAAGCGACTCAACAGTCAAGggttaattttcttcttccgcCTCTTTGCCTCCCCCAAGatatcgctctctctctctctctctctctctctctctctctctgtctctctctctctctgtatttctctttccttcacgGGTCACGAGCTCTTTGAAATCCCTGAATGGCGACCCACGAAGAATAATTTATGGGGTTCGAAGGCTTTCCGCTCGAAAgcgtatatacacgcatacaaaCTTTACCAgaaggattatatatatatataaaatatatatactatatacgtgcattatatatatatatatatattgtatatatattatacacataacCGACAGGAAGTTTTCCTTTCGCACGCGATGCTGCCTTCCTCGATGTCAGAAGAAGGATCAAGTACTAGCAAAGAGAATCACGAGGCATGACGTTTCTCGACGGAAACAGCCTCGGTTTTGATGAAAGGATTCCCTCAAAGAAGTCCTCGTTTCGTTCATTATCTTTACCGTTTCATAAGAAGGaatggtaaaagaaaattctac
Above is a genomic segment from Vespa velutina chromosome 13, iVesVel2.1, whole genome shotgun sequence containing:
- the LOC124953899 gene encoding 5-hydroxytryptamine receptor 1D-like isoform X1; translated protein: MEFPSNFTELSDNLNYTVSTFNTSYTNYNQLNLPYTVCEILVAICAVFGNGLVIIVFGKEKKLRRRTNYYIISLATADLLVGLFAIPFAILASIGLPTNLHACLFTVSVLVVLCTISIFCLVAVSVDRYWAILHPMGYSRTVRTKTAIGIICVCWITGTLVGFLPLFGWNAGKKSDEKCIFTQVMDYDYLVFLYFATIIFPALLIVAFYALIYRVVVKQEKSPFLDSRVKTERRTSKDAKYRSRLLDGKTRSTGCFQLQQIVTMNPGRRTGSISGLAGGTTSATGVTGSGLAGGGGGGNHHTTGTMQRFKRDVKATQNLSHIVIFFIICWFPLYTINCVMAFCPRCQVNEFFMNLCIILSHLNSVGNPLLYAYHLKDFREALKNYWRLLFSNGEVKSNVINVIHERGSLAGSQRQFHRQSFVGTLPIRSQRSSLLRQVTDFQAKEMSSLSRASSIRDKEERKEPMVSSSSSPSEEIRRSSCEYPLNEDSPSSTCERSSLERFESADTPSKEDSQMELQIYKALAAIPTSSEVDRSDRFEELPPTSIFIIEADVNRTVSNRDECEVNSNERQDEGG